The genome window CTTGTAGCTGCCATTGAAACTCGGTCGCGCCGGGAAAGCGCAGGTTCAGGCAGTTGTGCTGGCCCCGATCAATCTCGCCCCCCGTGCGGGGGTGGCCATGCGCAGCAAGATACGCCGGGCTCGCGCAGAGCACGCGCTCGCAATCGGCGACCTTACGAATGCGCAACGTGGAATCTTCGGGGCGGCCAAGGAAAAATGCCACATCAAGTCCTTCGGCAGTGAGGTCGAGTTTCCTGTCACTTAACCGCAGACGCACATCCACCAGCGGGTAGTCTGCTGCGAATTCAGGTACATGCGGCGCAATCAGTCGACGCCCCACACCCAGCGGGGCCGCGACATGCAGCGTGCCGCGTGGGTTGTCGGTAACGTCATCGATCCCCGCCTCGGCCTCGGCCACGGAGGCAAGGATCTTGCAAGCCCCATCATAGAAAATCCGCCCCTGTTCCGTCGCCGACAGGCTGCGCGTGGTGCGCTGGAACAGCCGTACGCCCAAATGCCCCTCCAACTGGGTGATCCGCGCCGAGGCAACAGCAGGCGAAACGCGCTGATCGCGGGCTGCTGCCGACATGCTGCCAAGTTCATAGACGCGCACAAAGGTGCGAATGTTGTCGAAATAGGACATTTATCGGGAACTTTTGATAGAGTTTAGGGAATGACAAATCTAGCGGTAAAATCCGCGATTGAATAGTCTGGCCGGTGAATCATCCGGAGAGAACACCATGCACGACATCGCCATCATGTGGGATTGGATCGGTTTTGCCGTCCGTTGGGTGCATGTTATCACCGCCATGGCGTGGATTGGCGCGTCATTCTATTTTATCGCGCTTGATCTGGGGCTGCGCAAAGTGCCGCATCTGCCCGCTGGCGCTTTTGGCGAGGAATGGCAGGTTCACGGCGGCGGGTTCTACCACATTCAGAAGTATCTGGTGGCCCCGGAGAACATGCCTGAGCATCTGATCTGGCATAAATGGCAAAGCTATTCGACGTGGCTTTCAGGGGCCGCGCTGTTGATGGTGGTCTATTGGGCCGGGGCAGAGCTTTACTTGATTGATCCCGCCAAGGCCGACCTTTCGATCTTCCAAGGCATCCTGATCTCGGCGGGCTCGCTGATGCTGGGATGGCTGATCTATGACTTCCTATGCAAATCGCAGCTTGGAAACCGGCCCACGGCGTTGATGTTGCTGTTGTTCGTACTGCTGGTGGCGATGGCTTGGGGGTATAACCAAGTGTTCACGGGCCGCGCCGCGCTGCTGCATCTGGGGGCCTTCACCGCCACGATCATGACGGCGAATGTGTTTTTCATCATCATGCCGAACCAGCGCATTGTGGTGAAAGACCTTCAAGAGGGCCGTACACCGGACGCCAAATACGGCAAGATCGCCAAACTGCGCTCAACCCACAACAACTACCTGACGCTGCCGGTGATCTTCTTGATGCTGAGCAATCATTACCCGCTGGCGTTTGCGACCGAATACAACTGGCTGATCGCGGCGCTGGTGTTTCTGATGGGCGTGACGATCCGGCATTATTTCAACACGATGCATGCCACCGGAAAGGGGCCGCATTGGACGTGGGGCGTGACCGCGCTGCTGTTCGTGGCGATCATGTGGCTGTCGACCGCGCCGCTGATGCAGGACGATGTTGAAGCGGCCGAAGCGCGACCCCTGACCAAAACTGAACAGATGTTCGCCAACACCCAAGGGTTTGAGGATGTGGCAAATATCGTGCCGGGCCGCTGCGCCATGTGCCACGCGCGCGAACCGTTCTATGACGGTATTCACCGCGCACCCAAGGGGCTGCTGCTGGAAACACCTGCTGACATCGCGCGCGCCGCGCGGCAGATCTATTTGCAGGCGGGGGTGACCAACGCCATGCCGCCTGCAAATGTGTCCTTCATGGAAGAAGAAGAGCGCCGCAAGATCATGCGCTGGTACCGCGATGGGGTGGCCAACCAGCCCTTTAGCCTCGCCGGGAAGTAACCGTTAGGCTTATTCGAACTCCATCTGCTCAAAGACCCGGCCTGCGTTCTTGGTGGCCAATTCCTCGAAGGTGTCCAATCCTTCGTAGGGTGTTTGATCGACGTAATAGGCCTCGGCCAGCCCACCACCTGCATCTAGATGCGCGCCAATCTGTTCGCGCAGATAAACGAGGTAGTCGTGGGTGTAGCGCCGTACCTGATCCATATTGGTCGGATGGCCATGGCCGGGGATCACATAGGTCGCCTCCAGCGGCTCAAAGGCGGTTTCCCATGTCTCGATCCATTCAGCGGTCATCGTGTCGGGAAAGATCGGCAACATGCGTTCGTGAAAGGCCATATCGCCCGAAATGACGAGGCGCTGCTTTGGCAACCAGATCACGATATCGCCGGGGCTATGGGCCGGGCCAAGGTGGCGTGCTTCGATACGGAAATCGCCCATCTCGACGATATATTCGTCCGCAAATGTCTCTGTCGGCAGCTGAACCTTCGTGCCCTCGGCACGGTCACGGTTATAGCGCTGCATCCCTTCCAGAATGCTGCCGCCAAAACTTGCGACTTCATGCGCCGCGTCCACATGGGCGACGATGGGCACGGCTTGCTTAGCCCAATAGCTGTTGCCCAGAACCGCATGACCCTGACCATTTTCGTTGAACACCAGCTTTACCGGTTGATCGGTCACGGCCTTGATCTCTTGGTGCAGCGCCTTTGCCAGCCCATAAGCTGCGCCGCCGTTAATGACGACGACGCCTTCGCCGGTGACGATAAAGCTCAGGTTGTTGTTATGACCTGCGTTTTCGTAAGTCGGCGGGGCTGTCGCGCCAATTGCGGAAAAGACACCGGGGATCACCTCATAGGGTTTATCATAGAGCAGTGAGGTAGGATATTTATCGGCGATATCTTCGCTGGCTGTGGCATTGGTGGCGATCAGCAGGGCAGTGCTTAGCAAATAGCGCATCATTGGTCTGCCCCCACAAAACGATACGCATCCCCATCCCGTGCGACCCGGCCCAAGCCGCCGTTCGGCAGGTGGAAACCCATCAGCAGGATCTGTTCATGGGCAAGCTTGTCGAGCAGCCGCTGACGGGTCTGTGCCCCAAGTTCCGGATCTTGATCTGATCCGCTGGCCCAACCGGGCCGGGCGAAGGCAAGGTGGTGGTTGCCGATGGCATCGCCGCCGATCATCAGCGCATCATTGTCGCCGCCCACTTCAAAAGACATATGCCCCGGCGTATGGCCAAAACTTGCGTGGGCCATAATACCGGGCAGAACTTCTGCGCCATCGACAAAATGGTTCATCCGATCTTTGATCGCGTCAAGCCGACGTGCCGCGCCCACGGCGAAGGCGGTGCGCGCCGCGCCAATCGTGTCAACAGTCGTTGGATCGCGCCAATACTCCCATTCGACCTGTCCCATGTGATAACGTGCCTCTTGGAATACCAGATCATCGAAGTCGTCCAGCACGCCCCAAAGGTGATCGGGGTGCGCATGGGTAAAGACGACATCCGTCACTTGATCGGGCGTAACGCCAGCAGCCTCAAGTCTGTCCAACAGCGTTCCGGCAGAGGGCATGAATGCGGGGCCCGAGCCCGCATCGAAAAGCACCACACGTTCCTTATTGCGCAGAAGGGTCAAGTTGCAGGGCGGCTCCAACTGATCATGGGGCAGGTTGAACGGCGCTAGGGCCTGCGCCAATTCTTCCTGCGGCAAGCCGTCGAAGAAAAAGCTGCGCGGCAGGACCAGATTGCCATCGCTCACGCTTAAAAACTCGTAGTCGCTGGCCTGGGCCGAGGTTGTGGCAAAGGCGCGCAGCGGACCATGGGAAAAGGCTGCACCGGCCATCCCGGCAATCACCATTCGTCTATTGAGCTTCATCCTACCCCCTCCCAGTATCCATTCCGATTCGTGAATATAATCATCTTCTGACCCTCAGGGCACAAGAGGGGAATGCGCCGCCACACGTTAAGGCCGAAAAGCAAAGCAGATATGCATGATCGTGCCTTGCATCGCGGCCCGTGTTTCTGTCTACGGGGCGCTACCCGAAACCCAAGCCAATCCGGACGGACAATGACTGATAACATGATCCAAGGCGCCTCGATCGCCTTTGACAAGGTCGGCAAGGCCTTTACCAAAGCGGGCGGAGCGACCGTCAATGCGCTTGAGGGGATTTCTCTTGATGTTGCGCCCGGTTCGATCACCGGGATCATCGGACGGTCGGGCGCGGGCAAGTCAACTTTGCTGCGTATGGTCAATGGGTTAGAGCGGCCCACATCGGGCAAAGTGTTGGTCGGAGGCGAGGACGTAGGCACCGCGAAAGGCGGCAAGCTTCGTGCGATCCGCCGTGACGTGGGCATGATTTTCCAGCACTTTAACCTGCTGTCTTCGCGCACTGTGGCGGGCAATATCGCGCTGCCGCTCGAAGTTGCGGGGGTCCCATCGGCACAGATCAAGCCGCGCGTGGCGGACCTGATCGAACGGGTTGGCCTAAGCGCGCAGGCGGGCCGCTATCCGGCAGAGCTTTCGGGCGGGCAAAAACAACGTATCGGCATCGCCCGCGCTTTGGCCACTGGGCCGAAAGTGCTGCTCTCGGATGAGGCGACTTCGGCGCTCGACCCTGAAACAACACAGACGGTTCTGTCGCTGCTGAAAGACATCAATCGCGATCTGGGGCTGACGGTTCTGCTGATCACCCATGAAATGGCCGTGGTGCGTGACATCGCCAGTCATGTGGCGGTGATTGAGGCTGGCCGCATCGTTGAACACGGGGCGACCTACGATATTTTCACCGCACCGCAACATGAGACGACGCGGTCGTTCCTGTCGGGGGTGACCGGGGTCACGCTGCCCGCCTTTGTCAGAGACCGCTTGACGCAAACCGCGCCCGTCTCAGGCGGCGAAGAGGTAATCCGCGTTACCTTTGCAGGTGCGCATGCGACGGATCCGATGCTGGCGCGATTGACCAAGGAAATGGGCATACCCGTCAATATCTTGGCTGGCGCTGTTGAAGAAATCGGCACACGCCCCTTCGGCAACCTTTTGGTGTCGATGCCAATGCCGCAGGCCGCCCAAGCGCGCGTATTTTTGGAACAACACGGGCTTCTGACGGAGGTGCTGGGCTATGTCGGCTAATCTTATTAACCTGTTGATCGAAGCGACCGGGCAGACGCTCTATATGGTTGCCATCTCTGCGATCCTTGGCACGGTGTTCGGCCTGCCGCTGGGGTTGTTTCTGGCGACGTCGCAGCGCGGTGAACTGCTGTCGGCACCTTGGGTGAACAAAATCCTCGGGCTGGTGGTGAACGCCACGCGTTCGGTGCCGTTTATTATCCTTGTCGTGGCGATCATCCCTTTCACTCGCATGGTCGCGGGCACCTCGATCGGGACCACTGCCGCCATCGTCCCCTTGACCATCGCAACGGTGCCCTTCATCGCGCGGCTGGTTGAAAACGCCATTCGCGAAATCGATTCTGGCCTGATCGAAGCCGCCCGCGCGATGGGCGCGACACCGGTGCAGATTATCCGCAAAGTGCTGCTCCCCGAGGCATTGCCCGGCATCACACTGGGCCTGACGCTCGCCATCGTCAGCTTGATCGGATATTCCGCGATGGTCGGTGCTGTTGGCGGTGAAGGCCTTGGTGATTTGGGTATTCGCTATGGTTATCAGCGGTTTATGCCCGACGTCATGGCCATCGTTGTAATCATTCTCATCGTCTTGGTGCAGCTTGTGCAGTCCATCGGCGAGCGTATCGCGACCGCCGTGGATAAGCGCGCCACTAAAAGCGGTGGGCAATAATCCTTACCTTAAACATCCGATCTCTCAATCTAAGGAGACTACTATGCTTCGTCTTACCACGCTTACTTCCGTTCTGGCGCTCATGGCCACGGGCCTTGCTGCCGAAGAAATTAAGGTCGGTGTATCCCCCGGTGAACACGCCGAGATCATGGAAGAGGTCGCCCGTATCGCTGAGCCGATGGGGCTGGACATCGACGTGATCGAATTCTCTGACTACGTCGTGCCGAACCAAGCGCTCGCCGATGGCGACATTCAGGCCAACTCCTTCCAGCACGTGCCTTACCTTGAGGCGCAGATGAAAGACCGCGGGTTTGAGCTTAGCGTTGTGGGCAATACCATCACCACCCCGATGGGTGTCTATTCCGACAAGATCACCGATATCGTCGATCTGGAAGAGGGGGCCACATTCGGCATCCCAAATGACCCAACGAACGGCGGCCGCGCACTCTTGGTGCTGCAAGAACTGGGCATGATCAAAGTTGATGAGGCCGCTGGTCTGGTGCCAACTGTGCTCGACATCACCGAGAACCCGAAAGGCCTGTCTTTCAAAGAACTTGACGCCGCCCAACTGCCGCGTTCGTTGGCCGATCTGTCGGCTGCTTTGATCAACACCAACTATGCGATTGCCTCTGGTCTGAACCCGAAGGAAGATTCCATCGCAATGGAAAGCGCCGAGAACCCTTATGTAAACGTCATCGCCGTGCGTAAAGGCGACGAGGAAGCCGCATGGGTTGAGACGCTGCTCAAGGCCTACCATTCCGACGAAATCAAAACTTTCATCGATGAGAGCTATCAGGGCACTGTTATTACTTCTTGGTAAGGGCTCGCGTAGCGCGCTCATTAGAGAAAGACTTGACCCGCTGCGCGTGGGTCAAGTTCTCCAAGGAACCATCGCGATCATGCTTTTGCCCAGCGGGCGCGACCAAAGCCGCCATTTTGTCGAGCGGGTGGTAGTTCGAGGCCATTTCACCCCCTGCCTTGGCCAATTCGACATCCCCCGGCGCGAAACAGGGCATGGCGGGCAGCTTGCCGACCCGCATGGCGTAATAGGCTGTCAGGGGTGGTAGAACGTCCTTGTGATCAAAGCATTTCAGGCAGCTTACGGCTACGGGGTGGGTGGAGTGCAGATGACGATGGCCGACGCGCCGGACCGTTTGGCAAACATCGCTATGTCCAAAAAAACCTTCTTTAGCGGGGGCATCGCCTGAGATGTGGCGGCCTTTGGGGTCAAGCAGAGACAGGCGCGCCGGGACGAGGTCTCCCATAGAAAAACGGGTTGGGATCATCAACCAGCCGTGGTCGACGCGCAGGCTGAGATTACCAGATGAGCCGAAGCTCAGCCCCCGGAAATAAAGCGCCGCGGCGCAGGATGTCTTTACGGATTATGTTGTGAATGAAGGACCTGTGGGGGGCAGGTCGTTAACTTTCGCAGACGAGCCGATGATCCGTTAACCAAAATTAAACCAGATTCTCCCTATCAAGAGTGGGAAAGGGAGAATTTGATGAAACGTCTTGCTATAATAGGATTTCTCGCCAGTTCGTTGGCGGCTTGTGTGGAGCCTCCGGCCTCGCCTATGGAGGCGGCGGCGCGCAGGGCGGCGGCGGCAGAGTTGACCGCCAAGCAATGTGCCGGATTTGCGGGCGGCTATGAAAGTGTGCAGAAGCTGCGCCATGATGCGAACCAGAATATCGCTACGGCACGTCGGCTGGGCGCGACCGATACGACAATTGCCAAGGCGCGCGCAGATGTGCGCATGGCCTTTGATATGCAGGTTGCCTTTTCCACGCCTCAGCAGGCTTGCAACATGATGGTGGGCGAACTTGCGTGGGCCACCGGCTAGGTAGAGAAGTCGCTGCGTTCAGCGATGTGCCACGTCAAGCCAGATGGGCAAATGGTCTGATGCACGGCGGGTCTGCGGCGTCTCGATCACGCCACCTTGCATCACGGTGAGATGCTGATCTAAGGCGATACGGTCCAAAAAGGCCACTGGCATCCGGGCGTGAAAACTCTTGCCCGGTGCATGGATGGTAAAGCGTTTCGCCAGCCGCCCCAGACCAACCTTTTGCGACCATTCATTAAGGTCACCGGCAATCAGGGTCGGGCAGGCGGTGCAGGCATCGAGATGGGCGATCATGGCGCTTAACTGCTCTTTGCGCGAGGGGCGCAGAAGGCCGAGATGCGAGGCGATGACCCGCAGTTGACGCGCGCCTATGTTTAGGTCCGCGACCATTGCCCCGCGCGGCTCTACTCCTGGCAGTGTCAGGTGCGCCACGTGGTCGATTTTTGCTGAGGGGCGGACGAGCACCGCGTTGCCATGCCAGCCGATACTCACGTCACTGGGGGTCGGCACGGGGCGCATTCCGGTGGCCTTTTCAACGCTGTCCAGCGGCAGGGCAGAAGGGCGCGGGGCACGGCGACGGTCTGCTTCTTGCAAGACCACCACATCGGCATGCAAGCTGCGGATGATACGCATGATCCGCTCAGGATCACGGCAGCGATCTGTGCCCATGGCTTTGCGGATGTTATAGCTAACGATGCGCAGCGATTGCGGGGCTACGGGGGGGATCATAGGATTGGCGCTCCGAGGCGAAAAACCCCTTCGGCGACCTTTCGGATCATCCCAGTGGGCGGCTTTTCCATGGCGCAATGCTCTGACAGATGCGCAAACCAATCGTGCAACTTTGCGACCGTGGCCGCGTCATAGACGAAAAGCGTCACTTCGAAATTCAGCAACATGCTGCGAACATCAAAATTCGCGGTGCCGACCAGCCCCATATCGTCGATGACCCCCGCTTTGGCATGGATCATCCCCGGTTGATAATAAAGCACATGGCCTCCAGCCTCATGCAGATCGCGCAGATAGGCACCGCGGGCAAAATCCGCGAGCCGCTGATTGGAGCGTTCGGGCACCAGTACGCGCACATCCACCCCGCGTCGCGCCGCCGTGGTGAGCGCTGCACCAAGTGCCTCGGTCGGGACGAAATAGGGGGTGACCAACAAGATGCGTGCCTCTGCCAAATGCAGCGCGCGGATCAGACCGTCATGCAGCGGATCTTCGGTAATGTCAGGGCCAGACGGGACCAATTGCACGGTTGCCCCGCCGCCCGTGTCAGCAGCGACCGATGGCGCGGGCTCCAGCGTTTCGCCGCTGGCCACTTCCCAATCGGACCGAAAGACATCCCCAAAGCTTTGCACCGCACGCCCTTCAAGCAAATAGGCCAAATCGGTCCAACCATCCGCGCGCGCAGTGGGGCCGAGGTAATGCGCGCCAATGTTCATGCCCCCTGAAAAAACGCGAGCATCGTCGGCGATGATCATCTTACGGTGATTGCGCAGGTTAAGGTGCCCTGAACCGGGGAATTGTAGCAATGGGGAGTAAAACCGCACATCGCCCCCCGCCGCACGTAGGCGACGCAAGGCAGCAGCGGGGCCGCGCAGGGTGCCCAAGCGGTCCATCAGCAGACGCACCTTCACACCGGCTTTGGCCCGTTCGGTCAGCGCATCCACAAAAATTCGCCCCGTCTCGTCATTGGCGACGATATAAAACAGCACATCAAGGTGTTTCTCGGCCCCTTGTATCAACGCCATCACCGCCTCATGCGCCGCGGTCGGATCGCCCAACAGCCGCAGGTCTTGCCCATGCGCGGCAGCAGGCAGGCCAAAATACTGCATTGTGGCATCAAGCGTATGCACCGGGCGCGGCGGTGGGCCGCCGGTGTCACCTTTAAGAAAATGCACCGGGGAATAGCGTGAGGATTGTTTGCGAAAGCCAAGGCCCAGAAACAGCGGCACCGCAACCCACGGCAGGGCGATGATAAACAACAGCCATGCCGCGGTCGATTGCGGCGTGCGCCGCTGCTGCAAAATCACGATGGCCGCCAGCAGCGTCAGGACCACGATGATGACAATTTCTAAGTGTGTGGTGATCCAAGACATCGGGTGCGGCTTGCTCCATTTTGCTAACAAGACAAGCAGATAACCCTTTCGATCTTAACAGCAAGCTTTGCCGTAATGGCGCTACATCAATTCCTTCACCGATGTATCTGCCGCCATGTCCATCTCTGCCCGCAGCCGCGTACGGGCGCGGGACAGCCGCGACATGACGGTGCCAAGGGGCAACCCGGTCTGGATGGCCAAGGCCTGAGGGCTGCTTTCGCCGTCTTGTACCAGTTGCATCAGCGTCAATTGCTCAGGCGGTAACCGCGCAATCGCGTCCCGCAGATCAGCGCAGGCAAGTCGGGCAGGAGCGGCAGGGGGCGTAAGGGCCATATCGTCGGCCAATTCTTCTGTCTCGCGCTTTTGTCGCCAGCGCTGTCGGGCGAGGTTGTGTAGGGTGATCATCGCATAGCGGTCGGGTGTTTCGATCACAGTGCCATCGCGCAGGGTTTGCATCAGTTTCATGGCGGTTTCTTGCATCAGGTCGTCTGCTTCTTCCGCCGTGTTCGACAGCCGGCGGGCGCGGGCGCTTAGCCGAGGCCACAGGGGGGTGAGCGGGTCTTTTGTATCTGATGTCATCTCTGCCTCTCGTTATTTTGCGTTTGGGGCAGGATGCTGATTTCTGAGCGCACAACCAGTACGCGAAATCCGCCGACGCGGGGCAAGGGGGCTTTTTGGGCGAGGGGCCGCTTAACCACGGGGCTGCAATCGGCAGACCCCCGCGCGGGTCTTGGGGTGGTCGGACGCAAACAGCGGCGGGCGCGTCTAACACTATGAAGGCACCCGAAGCCTTCGCATCAAAAACCTAAACGGAGTATCAAAATGACACGACTGACCAAAACCGCCGCCCTCGTAGCAGCCACATTTGCGGTGCCATCCTTCGTCCTAGCCGACACGGTAGAAGTAGACGCAAATGGCGATGGTCTGCTGAGCGTGGCGGAATTGCAGACGGTCTATCCTGAGATCACAGGCGAGCAGTTCTCGGTCATGGATTTGAACGCCGATGGCGGTTTGGATGCGGCAGAGATTCAGGGCGCGGGTGAATCCGGCATGCTGCCGACAGCGCCAGCAGAGGAATAGTCTAACACAGAAGGCTTTTGCCTCTCCCTCAAAAGCTTCGGAAGGGTTCGGATCGAAAGGTCCGGACCTTTTTGCTTTCAAGGATGTTTTAAGAGGAAGGGTGGTCTCGCGCCTAGAAGACGATGCGAGACAAGATTAAGCGGCTAGGCTGGGCACTAAATCGTATTGCGCCGATAAGGTGTTGATCTAGATCATTAGTCTTCTTCTACCGCTGATCTATTTTCCCAGTTGATACATAACTTAAGCGGCGCTTGGCCTACCGAATGTTGCAAATGTGCGACAATCAGCGCATCGCAATTCTGTGAAGTGAAAAACATGAAACCGAATACTAGATGGGACGTTGCGTGAGTGACCCTGCGGCGAGGATCGCAGGTCACCTGAATTTAAGGAGCAGAACATGAAACGCACGACAACAATCGCGAGCATCGCCCTCATCGCAACAGGCGCACTGGCTGGCGTAGCCGCGGCAGGCTCGCTGGAAGACACTACAGTCGAAGCACCGGTTTTCACACCAGCGCCGACACCTGTAGCCGTTGATGGCGACTGGACAGGTTTCTACACCGGTCTTCAGGTTGGCCAAACAGACATCGACAGCGACAGCGGGGCGCTTGATGGTGACGACACATCTTACGGTTTCCACGCCGGTTACGACTATGACTTCGGGAAGTTCGTACTGGGTGGTGAACTCGACTATGACAAAACCGACATCGATCTGGGCAACAGCGGCGCAGCCGTTGACTCCGTTGCCCGTGCCAAGCTGAAAGCCGGTTACGACTTCGGCAACACGCTGGTCTATGCAACAGCTGGTGCGGCCCGTGCCGACACGGACGTTGGTGATGAAACTGGCCCCTTCGCTGGTTTGGGTGTCACGTACAAAGTCACAGACCGTTACACCGTCGGTGGCGAAGTGCTGCAGCACAAATTTGACGACGTAGGCGGCACAGGCGACGATCTTGACGCGACAACGATCTCCCTGCGCGGCTCCATGCGCTTCTAATCTGTTCCGGCGCGTTAACGCGCTTGGATGAACGGGCCGGCTTCCAGAAGGGGGCCGGCCTTTTTCATGGATCTATGCCGCGCGGCTGGCGCGCCCTTCGGCAAAGCTGCAGAGGCTTCGTAGTGCTGTTTCAAATGCACTGTCTTCGATGGTCATAGCGACGCGCACATGGCCCGCCGCCGCCGCACCAAAACTCTCGCCGGGCATGACCGCGATGTGGAGGTTTTCCAGCAATGCGTCGGCAAATTCGCTGCCACTTAGCCCCGTGGCCCGGATATCCAGCATCAGGTACATCGCCCCTTGCGAAGGCACCAAACGCACCACATTCTGCTCAGCCAAGACCTGATGGGCCAGCGCCCGACGACGTTCAAACGGTGCGCCGATTTCCTGCTCTAGTGCATGACCCTGAGCAAGAGCATAATCGCTCGCGTCCTGAATGAACCCCGGCACGCCGTAGTTGGTATGGGTGGCGAGGTCGATGATATCGGCGATGATGTCCTCAGGCCCGATGATCCAGCCACAGCGGCTGCCGGTCATGGCGTGCGATTTCGACATGGAGCCGATGACCAGCGTGCGATCCGCCATGCCGGGCAGGGCACGGGCGCTTAGGTGTTCGCCTTCCCAAATCTGGGTGTCGTAAACCTCATCTGAGACCAGCCATAGATCACGATCTTGGCAGGCCGTTGCGATCTCGGTCAAAGTCTCACGACCATAGATCACCCCGGTTGGGTTATTAGGCGTGTTGATCAACAGCGCCTTCGCGCCATCAGCCGCCGCGATGAGGTCGGCCGCGCGTGGACGAAACCCTAGATCAGCCCGCGCCTCTACCGCAATGGGGCGTGCCCCAGCGGCGCGTAGGGTGCCGGGGTAGGTGGCATAATAGGGGTCAATATAAAGCGCCGCATCACCCGGATCACAGACTGCCATAAACGCCGCAAACAGCCCCGCCTGACCGCCCGGTGTCACCACGACATTGTCACGGGTGGTGGGTACGCCGGTCCGGTCCTGAGCCCGCTGCGCAATCCGGTCGCGCAGGGCATCGGTACCCGGCACCGCGGCATAACCGGTATGGCCCCCAAGCGCCGTGCGGTGCATCTCTTGCAAGATGGGCGCGGCGGTGCGGATGTCATGCTCACCAATGGTCAGCTCAGTCACTGGCACCCCAGCTGCGATCATCGCGCGTGATTTATGAAAAACTTCCCAGCCGTCGGACCCTCCGGCCAGAACCCCTTTGATGCGCGATGATCTATCCATAGTGCCTCCTGAAATTTGCCCCAAGGGGGCAGAGGCATGCCGTTTTGTCAATCCGTTCGGCCCGGTGCGAGCCGCGCATTTTCGCACCCATTAGATCAACTAGCTAAAACTTAACCAGACAAGGGGCTTGGCGGATGAGGGCAGGCTTGCTACAAGTCAGTCATGAACACCGCAACGCTCATTATTTGCTGCATTACCCGCTGAGACTTCCTCGCGGGCCGCTGTTCACGTCATTCCCATTCTGACAAAACTATGCCAAGCCCGCGTCACACCCGCGCAAGGACGCCTGCCCATGACCCGTGACCTGACGATCAAGCTGCACAACACCGCCACCCGGAAGAAAGAGGATTTCACGCCGATTGATGCGCAGAATGTGCGGATGTATGTCTGTGGCC of Sulfitobacter sp. DSM 110093 contains these proteins:
- a CDS encoding class II aldolase/adducin family protein; its protein translation is MSFGSSGNLSLRVDHGWLMIPTRFSMGDLVPARLSLLDPKGRHISGDAPAKEGFFGHSDVCQTVRRVGHRHLHSTHPVAVSCLKCFDHKDVLPPLTAYYAMRVGKLPAMPCFAPGDVELAKAGGEMASNYHPLDKMAALVAPAGQKHDRDGSLENLTHAQRVKSFSNERATRALTKK
- a CDS encoding endonuclease/exonuclease/phosphatase family protein; its protein translation is MIPPVAPQSLRIVSYNIRKAMGTDRCRDPERIMRIIRSLHADVVVLQEADRRRAPRPSALPLDSVEKATGMRPVPTPSDVSIGWHGNAVLVRPSAKIDHVAHLTLPGVEPRGAMVADLNIGARQLRVIASHLGLLRPSRKEQLSAMIAHLDACTACPTLIAGDLNEWSQKVGLGRLAKRFTIHAPGKSFHARMPVAFLDRIALDQHLTVMQGGVIETPQTRRASDHLPIWLDVAHR
- a CDS encoding phospholipase D-like domain-containing protein: MSWITTHLEIVIIVVLTLLAAIVILQQRRTPQSTAAWLLFIIALPWVAVPLFLGLGFRKQSSRYSPVHFLKGDTGGPPPRPVHTLDATMQYFGLPAAAHGQDLRLLGDPTAAHEAVMALIQGAEKHLDVLFYIVANDETGRIFVDALTERAKAGVKVRLLMDRLGTLRGPAAALRRLRAAGGDVRFYSPLLQFPGSGHLNLRNHRKMIIADDARVFSGGMNIGAHYLGPTARADGWTDLAYLLEGRAVQSFGDVFRSDWEVASGETLEPAPSVAADTGGGATVQLVPSGPDITEDPLHDGLIRALHLAEARILLVTPYFVPTEALGAALTTAARRGVDVRVLVPERSNQRLADFARGAYLRDLHEAGGHVLYYQPGMIHAKAGVIDDMGLVGTANFDVRSMLLNFEVTLFVYDAATVAKLHDWFAHLSEHCAMEKPPTGMIRKVAEGVFRLGAPIL
- a CDS encoding sigma-70 family RNA polymerase sigma factor, producing the protein MTSDTKDPLTPLWPRLSARARRLSNTAEEADDLMQETAMKLMQTLRDGTVIETPDRYAMITLHNLARQRWRQKRETEELADDMALTPPAAPARLACADLRDAIARLPPEQLTLMQLVQDGESSPQALAIQTGLPLGTVMSRLSRARTRLRAEMDMAADTSVKELM
- a CDS encoding porin family protein, which gives rise to MKRTTTIASIALIATGALAGVAAAGSLEDTTVEAPVFTPAPTPVAVDGDWTGFYTGLQVGQTDIDSDSGALDGDDTSYGFHAGYDYDFGKFVLGGELDYDKTDIDLGNSGAAVDSVARAKLKAGYDFGNTLVYATAGAARADTDVGDETGPFAGLGVTYKVTDRYTVGGEVLQHKFDDVGGTGDDLDATTISLRGSMRF
- a CDS encoding pyridoxal phosphate-dependent aminotransferase; amino-acid sequence: MDRSSRIKGVLAGGSDGWEVFHKSRAMIAAGVPVTELTIGEHDIRTAAPILQEMHRTALGGHTGYAAVPGTDALRDRIAQRAQDRTGVPTTRDNVVVTPGGQAGLFAAFMAVCDPGDAALYIDPYYATYPGTLRAAGARPIAVEARADLGFRPRAADLIAAADGAKALLINTPNNPTGVIYGRETLTEIATACQDRDLWLVSDEVYDTQIWEGEHLSARALPGMADRTLVIGSMSKSHAMTGSRCGWIIGPEDIIADIIDLATHTNYGVPGFIQDASDYALAQGHALEQEIGAPFERRRALAHQVLAEQNVVRLVPSQGAMYLMLDIRATGLSGSEFADALLENLHIAVMPGESFGAAAAGHVRVAMTIEDSAFETALRSLCSFAEGRASRAA